Proteins encoded by one window of Flagellimonas lutaonensis:
- a CDS encoding NADP-dependent isocitrate dehydrogenase: protein MSKILYTKTDEAPALATQSLLPIIKSFLKPAHIAIETKDISLAGRIISAFPEYLNKEQQISDDLALLGAIAKTPEANIIKLPNISASIPQMKEAIEELQAKGYALPDYPDEPKSEKEKEIKSRYDKIKGSAVNPVLREGNSDRRAPKAVKNYAKKHPHKMGEWFSGSKTHVATMSSGDFRNNEKSLTVPAKTEVDIEFIDSKGNKTLLKKGIPLLENEIIDATVMRKEALVNFLREQIADAKEEGVLFSVHLKATMMKVSDPIIFGHVVKAYFKDVFDSYGNIFDQLGINANNGLESLFHKLEGLEKNQRDEIEAAIAKTLHENAPLAMVNSDKGITNLHVPSDVIIDASMPAMIRNSGKMWNAAGKLQDTKAVIPDSSYAGIYQATIDFCKEHGAFDPRTMGTVPNVGLMAQKAEEYGSHDKTFEIAQKGTVQVVDTATGKVLLNHEVEEGDIWRMCQVKDAPVQDWVKLAVSRAKATQTPAVFWLDENRAHDAELIKKVRRYLKDHYTEGLDIQIMSPVDATYFTLKRLKEGKDTISVSGNVLRDYLTDLFPILEVGTSAKMLSIVPLMNGGGLFETGAGGSAPKHVEQFLEEGHLRWDSLGEFLALAVSLEHYGEKNSNQKAKVLANTLDKATETFLENDKSPSRKVNELDTRGSHFYLALYWAQELAAQDEDTGLKNLFGEISAALSKNEDAINRELLGAQGHPVDIGGYYLPEPGKLAAAMRPSETLNTILGSL from the coding sequence ATGTCAAAAATTCTTTATACCAAGACCGACGAAGCACCAGCACTCGCAACACAATCGTTACTACCCATTATCAAATCGTTTCTCAAACCGGCCCATATTGCCATTGAGACCAAAGATATTTCACTTGCTGGACGTATAATTTCGGCTTTCCCTGAATATTTGAACAAAGAACAACAAATATCCGATGACTTGGCCCTGTTGGGTGCCATCGCCAAAACACCTGAGGCCAACATCATCAAATTACCCAATATCAGCGCTTCCATTCCCCAAATGAAAGAAGCCATAGAAGAGTTACAGGCCAAGGGGTATGCACTACCTGATTATCCTGATGAGCCCAAGAGCGAAAAAGAAAAAGAGATAAAATCCCGTTACGACAAAATAAAGGGAAGTGCGGTCAATCCTGTGCTTCGCGAAGGCAACTCCGATAGAAGGGCACCCAAGGCGGTTAAAAACTATGCCAAAAAACATCCTCACAAAATGGGCGAATGGTTCTCAGGTTCCAAAACCCATGTAGCCACCATGTCGAGCGGGGATTTCAGAAACAACGAGAAATCTCTTACGGTACCTGCAAAAACCGAAGTTGACATCGAGTTCATCGATAGCAAGGGCAACAAAACCCTTTTGAAAAAAGGGATTCCTCTTTTAGAGAATGAAATTATCGATGCGACCGTAATGCGCAAAGAAGCTTTGGTCAATTTCTTGAGAGAGCAAATAGCCGATGCCAAAGAGGAGGGTGTGCTTTTTTCAGTTCATCTAAAAGCAACAATGATGAAAGTCTCTGACCCAATTATCTTCGGACATGTGGTAAAGGCTTATTTTAAAGATGTCTTCGACTCCTATGGTAATATCTTCGATCAATTGGGCATCAACGCAAATAACGGCCTTGAAAGTCTTTTTCATAAACTTGAGGGTCTGGAAAAAAATCAAAGGGACGAAATCGAAGCAGCTATTGCAAAAACACTTCATGAAAACGCACCGCTGGCAATGGTTAATTCCGACAAAGGTATTACCAACCTACATGTTCCAAGTGATGTTATCATTGATGCCTCGATGCCTGCCATGATTCGCAACTCTGGAAAAATGTGGAATGCAGCCGGTAAACTTCAAGATACCAAGGCTGTGATCCCAGACAGTAGCTACGCCGGTATTTATCAAGCCACCATCGATTTTTGCAAAGAACATGGAGCATTTGATCCACGAACGATGGGTACCGTGCCAAATGTAGGTCTTATGGCCCAAAAGGCCGAGGAGTACGGTTCTCACGACAAAACGTTTGAAATAGCACAAAAAGGCACTGTTCAAGTGGTCGATACGGCAACTGGCAAAGTGCTTTTGAATCATGAGGTCGAAGAAGGCGATATTTGGCGCATGTGCCAGGTAAAGGATGCTCCGGTACAAGATTGGGTCAAATTGGCCGTGTCACGGGCCAAAGCCACACAAACACCTGCTGTTTTTTGGTTGGACGAAAATCGTGCCCATGACGCCGAACTCATCAAAAAAGTCCGTAGATACTTAAAAGACCACTATACTGAAGGGTTGGACATTCAAATCATGTCACCTGTGGATGCCACCTATTTTACATTGAAAAGATTAAAGGAGGGTAAAGATACTATTTCTGTTTCCGGCAATGTACTACGCGATTATCTGACTGACCTCTTCCCTATTCTTGAGGTGGGCACCAGTGCGAAAATGTTGTCAATTGTTCCATTGATGAATGGTGGCGGACTGTTCGAGACCGGGGCAGGTGGCTCGGCACCCAAACACGTTGAGCAATTTTTGGAAGAGGGCCATTTACGATGGGACTCCCTTGGGGAGTTTTTGGCGCTTGCTGTTTCACTGGAGCATTACGGCGAAAAAAACAGCAACCAAAAAGCTAAGGTCTTGGCCAATACCCTAGACAAGGCGACCGAAACGTTTTTGGAGAACGACAAGTCGCCCTCGAGAAAAGTCAACGAGCTCGATACCCGGGGAAGCCATTTCTATCTTGCACTCTATTGGGCCCAAGAACTTGCCGCGCAAGATGAAGATACCGGTCTTAAAAATTTGTTCGGAGAGATTTCAGCAGCACTCTCAAAGAATGAAGACGCCATTAACAGAGAGTTGTTGGGCGCCCAAGGGCATCCGGTTGATATTGGTGGGTACTACCTCCCAGAGCCCGGTAAGCTGGCAGCGGCCATGCGACCAAGTGAAACCCTTAACACCATTTTGGGTAGTCTTTAA